The genomic stretch TAACAAATCTTATAGCATTATATTCAGGGTATACTTAATTTATGAACGCATGAATCTTTATGGAATTACGATACAATGACGGAAGTACCTTTTGATTTTTGGATGTTTTTAGCCGGTCTTGGCATATTCCTTTTCGGAATGCGACACTTAGAAGACGGAATTAAAGGTTTGGCGGGGAAGTCGTTCCAGCGCTTTATCAGGCGATTTACCAACCGTAGCTGGAAAGGAATTCTTACCGGAACATTTGTAACGGCAATTCTACAAAGCAGCTCAATGGTGACATTGCTTGTTCTGGCTTTTCTCGGTACTGGGATGCTAACCTTAAAGAGTGCGCTTGGGGTTGTTCTTGGAGCAAATCTGGGAACGACCATCACAGCCTGGGTTGTAGCTGCTCTTGGTTTCAAAATGAACATAGCCGATTTCTCTTTTCCGTTTCTTGCGGTGGGGATTTTATCCTATCTATTCTTGGAGAGCAGACCGGTTCTAAAAAATATTGGTGGGTTTTTAATTGGGTTTGGACTGTTGTTTTTAGGCCTTGATTTCATGAAAGATGCTCTGGATGCTGTTGCTGAACAGCTAGACCTTTCCTCTTTTTCAAGGTATGGACTTTGGGCTTTTTTACTTTTAGGGTTGATCGTTACTGCATTAATACAATCTAGCTCTGCTATGATAGTAATTATTCTGAGTGCGCTGAATGCAGGCTTGATCGATGTCTATCAGTCTTTTGCTATGATAATCGGTGCCAATATGGGTACAACATCTACTTTATTGCTCGGGTCTATCGGAGGCACAGCAGATAAAAAACGGCTTGCAGTCGCCAATGTGATCTTTAATTCATCGGCAGGGATCATCATCTTTTTGGTTTTGGAACCACTAGTGGACGGTGTCTATTCTTTTTTCAAAATGACTGATCCCTTGATGGAGCTGGTATTGTTAAACACCCTTTTAAATCTTGCGGGGATTTTACTCTTTTTGCCGTTTTTGGGTGCTTTCCAGAGTTTCTTGAAGAATCGATTCAAGAGTGCTGAACCTGGAGGTGAAACGCTCTATATAAAAAATATTACCGCAGAATTTCCCGATGTGGCTCTTAAAGCAATTAGAGATGAACTAGATCATATGTACGGGTATGTACTTGATTTTATCTATCATAATTTTTCCATTGGATCCATAGCGGGGAAACCTTCAGGTTGGAAATCAATCTTCCAAACCGCAATAAACATCAATGAGAAATACGATAAAATAAAACGTATAGAAGATGAACTTACCGGGTTCTACGCCCTCCTACAAGAGCAAAATCTGGATAAAGATGAAGCTGAGGAGTTGACTGAGAGTATGCTTTCGCTAAGATCCATGGTGTATGGGGCCAAGGATATAAAGGATGTGGCCCACAACATCAGCTATATGTCCGAAGGTGAAGACCCTCTTGCGCAGGAAGTGCTAAAAAGATTGCAGATTTTCGTCAAACTGCAAACGGAAGAGGTGTATCATAGAAATCTCAGTACAGAGGAAAACAAGTTTGATTTGACAGAAGGGATAGCCAAAAATGAGGAGTTCTATAAAGAAATGATTGCCTTTTTGTACGAGAACATAAAGCACCATACCAAAAAAGGAGTGCCTATTTCCACTATGACTAATGTGATAAAGCAAACTGTCTCAGCAATGAACAACCTGTGTAGTGCAATCCACATTAAACCAGTTGAAAATGAATTAGTTGAAAGTTGAGTTGTGGGTTTAATCCTACCAGTTTTCTGTTGACTACCAAGTATTAAGTGCTTGATCTTACCTTGGTCTGGATATTCCCATGTAGGTTACCTATATTAGAGTATCTATGCCATATTGGTTCCGAATGGAGAAATTTTACAGGTTTGTTTTTTTCTTACTTTGTCTGCAAGTTATGGCATTGACTAGTGAAGCACAGCTCTCTACAATAGGGAAAGAATTCTGGGTGGGATTTATGGACAATAACCGCATACTCCCCGGTGCCTCCGATAGAGCGGTGCTGGAAATTGCAGCGATTGAAGATGCTGAGCTTACTATAGAATACCTGGGAAATATCCGAAGCCAATCCCTCGCCAAAGGGCAACGCTTCAATTTGATTGTGGACTCCCAGGATTTAGACCTTTTTCACAGGTTTTCCGAACGGGTGGAAAACAAAGGGATTTTTATCAGTTCGACGGGAAATTTATCTGTCTATGCTTTCAATGAACGTATCCGAAGTGCTGATGGTACTGTGGTGTTGCCTGTGGCCGCTTTGGGGAAAGAATACCTTGTCACTTCCCACTATGAACGACTCACCGCTCCTGTGGAATACGATGGGAATATTGATGATGAAAGTAGCCTCTTAGTAATCGCTACGGAGGATAATACGCAGGTAGAAATTACCAAAAGCATAGGTGGCTCACCCATTATCCTCAACTTAAACCGCGGTCAAAGCTACCAGATCAAAGAAAATTATGACCTCACGGGCAGCAGGGTGAGAGTGATAGGAGAGGACGTAAGTTCCTGTAAAAAAATCGCTGTTTTTGGAGGTAATAAGTGGACTTCCGTAGGAAACTGCGGAGCTGCAAATGACAATCTTTTCCAACAAGCCTATCCCTTAAATACCTGGGGACAATCCTTCACCCATGTGGGGTTGAGAGGTAGATCCTCAGGTGAATTGGTGAAAGTGCTAGCTGCCGAAAATGATACTGATGTAGTTGTGAACGGAACTACGCGTGCCTCCCTATCCGCCACGGAGTTTGTAACTTTGTCTTTTAGTGCAGACGAAGTGGTGTCTATCACTACTTCAAAACCTTCTTCAGTTACTGTGTTTGCAAAAAGCCAGGAATGTAACAATGCGAATTCTGGCAATTTTGAGCAGGGGGATCCATTCATGATTACTTATAGTCCCAATGAGCAATTGCTGAAGGAGGTGGAGTTTTCTGCGCTTTCTATCGTTTCTATCTCTGTCAACTATGTAAATATAATCGTACCTGCGGGGGCGCAGGGAAATACTATTTTGGATGGGAGAAACGTAGGCGCTGAATTTACTCCTGTGCCTGGCAACGCCTCTTTTTTTTATGCGAGGATTAGTATTTCCAAAGGACTTCATAGTCTAACCAATCCGGATGGATTTATCGCTTATGTGTATGGCTTCGGGTTTTTAGAATCTTATGGATATGCCGTAGGTGCGGCTTTGGATAATCTGAATTTTGAAGTAAAGTCAAGTTACGATTTTGAGGTACAAGGAGATCTTACTGCTTGCTTAGATAGGGAAGGTGAATGGAGTATAGCGCCGGAAAATGAAGATTTCACTTATTTTGTCTGGGACTTCAATGATGGTTCAGAGGTAAAGGAAGGACAGAAGGTCAACCACACATTTTCTGCTCCGGGCATTTATGAAGTCACTGTCACAGCCTCTCTAAGCCCTCTTACCTGCGATCAGCAAGAAGAAAAGACATTTCAGGTAGAAGTCTTGGAAACCAAAGCAGAATTGTTGGGTGAGCAAGCTGTATGTCCTGAAGTAGAGGAATTTCTCTATAAACTCGGTACACATGAAAATCTACAGTCTGTGAGTTTTGAAGTGGAGGGCGGGACTATCCTCCAGGACTATGGTGATTCGGTGCTGGTGAATTGGGGCGAAGCCAATCCTGATGCCAGAATCATTGCAAATCCTATAGGCACAAACGGTTGTTTGGCAGATCCTATAGTTCTACCGGTAGTGATCAACTCCAAATTAGCTGCTTCCAATCCTGTTGGCGAATCGGCTGTTTGTTTTAATCCGCTGAATACACACTATTACGAAGCTCCCAACTCTTCAGGAAGACGCGGCTACGAATGGATGGTAAGTGGAGGTGAGGTGGTTTCAGGTGCCGACCAGGCAGTGGTAGAAATCCGGTGGGATCAGCCGGGAATCACTGGATTCGTCAGCTATACAACTTATAGTCTGGATGATCAATCCTGTGAAGGGACTTCGGAGCCTTTTGAGGTGAAAGTAGCAGAGAAACTGGAGGCAAGTATTTCAATCCTAGAAAATGTGAGGTGCGCTGGGGAGTCTAGTGGTGTAATTGAACTTGATATACAGGGAGGGGTAGCACCTTACATGTTTATATGGCCCCATGATGCTGATTTGGATGCTTCACGGGCAGAAAATCTAACTCCAGGTACTTATTCAGTGCTTATAACGGATAGTTTGGGATGTGAAACGGAGTTGGATAACATGGTAATTTCAGAACCACCTGTGCTGGAGCTGGTCTCTATGGAGTCAGAAGGAGTAAGCTGCTTTGGCAAAAAGGATGGAAGATTAGGGGTGGCAATCAATGGAGGAAGTCCGCCCTATAGGCTAGAGATAGATGGGGAGGAGTATGAGTTTACAGGAAAATTGGATTTGTATGAAGTTTCCCAGGGTCAGTACGATATCTATATATTAGACCAAAATTCCTGTAGTATACCACTTAACTTGGAAATCACTTCACCTGCAGCATTGGAAGTCAACGTAAGAATGAGCAAACCAGCCTGTCCAGGTGGCAGCAACGGTGAACTTTTTGCTTTTCCCGAAGGGGGAGAAGCACCTTACATCTATTATTGGAATGAAGGAAGTGCCGGCAGCAATACCTTGGAAGGCCTTGCAAAGGGGACTTACACCCTTTCTGTGGTAGATGCTTTTGGATGTGTAGGTTTGGGAGAAGGAGAGGTCTTAGAAAATGCCCCAGAAGTACGACTGCCTACAGGATATTATCCAGTGAAAGATGGGGGATTTTTTGAGGGAGTTTCCAATTGCGAAATCATCTTTACTATCTGGATTTACAATAGGTGGGGGCAGTTGTTGTACAGTGGTACGGAGGGATGGGACGGAAAGGTGAACGGTGAAAATGCCATTCAAGGAACCTATACTTATCTGTTGCAATACAGTTTTCCACTGGAAGATGAGATCCAGACAGTAGAAAAGCGTGGGAGTTTTTTATTGGTCAGATAATTGCCAATTAATACGGGGTAGATGTGCCGTCTCAGTATACACATTGATAGAATATTGTTTTAGGGTTTTCTTCATAAGACTTTCCCAAAAATATTCTTATATCCATGTAAACCTATAGTTTTGCTCTGGCAAACTTTTACGACAATGAAAAATATTTTAATCACCGGAGGAGCCGGTTTTATCGGTTCTCATACAGCGGTCCAACTCATCGAAGCAGGGTTAAATCCTATTATCATTGATGATCTTTCCAATTCTGATGAAAAGGTGCTCGCAAGGCTGAAAGAAATCACGGGCAAAAGTTTGGTTTTCTACAAGGGAGATTGCAGTGACCGTAGTCTTCTAGATCAAATAGCGTCAGCACATGATATTGCTGGAGTGATCCATTTTGCAGCGTTCAAGGCTGTTGGGGAAAGTACCCAAAAGCCGTTAAAGTATTACCAGAATAATATAGGTTCTCTGTTGGCTTTGCTTGATTTTATGAAGGAAAAGCAAATCAAAGATTTGGTTTTTTCGTCGTCTTGCACGGTATATGGTCAGCCGGAAGTTCTGCCTGTGACGGAGAAGACTCCTAGGCAAGAGGCGGAAAGCCCTTATGGAAACACGAAAAAAATCTGCGAGGATATTCTTGTGGATTTTGTCAAATCCCAACCTGGAATCAGGGTGATCTCATTGCGTTATTTCAATCCAGTGGGAGCCCACCCAAGCGGGAAAATCGGGGAATTGCCTATAGGAACACCTGCGAACCTAGTTCCTTTCGTGACCCAGACAGCTGCAGGAATCCGTGAAAAACTCACTGTTTTTGGTGATGATTATGACACTCCAGATGGATCTTGTGTACGGGATTTTATCCATGTGATGGATTTGGCAGATGCACATGTGAAAGCTCTGGGATACCTGGGTGAGCAGCAGGATAATTTCTATGATGTATTTAATGTGGGAACAGGTAAAGGCAATACTGTTTTGGAAGTGATCAGGACGTTTGAGCAGGTGAATGGAGTAAAAGTAAATTTTGAGGTTGGATCTAGAAGAGCGGGAGATGTCGTGAAAATATGGGCAGATACCTCTAAAATTAATTCGGTTCTAAAATGGCAACCTAGCTTTAGCTTGGAAGATTCAATGCGGGATAGCTGGAATTGGCAGAAGACGTTGTGATTCGTTAAAAATAATTTTACAAGATTTGTGCTTCTATTTGAAAGGCGAATTATTTTATTTGAAATGCGTTAAGAAGTATTGTGCTGACTATGGTTGTCTGTAACTGTGGTATTGTATTTTCTTAGGGTGGAGCTATATTTTTAATATATAGGAAAAGTATTCTATTTTGAGAAGTAAAATAGATCAGTATCCTATGGTTTGCTGATTGAAAAATGAAATTCAACTAGTATATATGAGTGAATCAGAGGAGAGTAGGAGTGCATCGGATAAATTGCCAGTTCATCCCTACCAAAGTCTCGATGCAGATCAGGATGTTTCCCTTTATAGAATTTGTCAGCTAAGTTCCATAGTCAGTGCTACACCAAAATCCCTGATTCTATTTGTTGAGGAAGAAAACAGGTTCAAGGCCTCGTCAGGGTTTGAACTGGAAAGTGATGTGTTGGCAGATTTTTTTATTGAACAAGTAAAAAAATCCAGTGGTCTCTTTGTTTGCCAAGATGTACATACTATTGAGCTACCCACCGAAGTGTCCTTGGCTTTGGAGGCTCATGAAATCGGATCAATTGTTGGTTTACCCTTTAAAGATGGGAACACAGATCGGATAGGAGGGTTGTTTGTGCTTGACGCAGGATACATTACATTGGATGATAAGGGCGAAATAGCTTTGGAGCTACTTGCAAGTGAAGCTTTGATTATTGTCCAAGAACGTAAGCTGATCTCAGAGTTCAGTAACGTGGAGAAGTTTTTCAATCTGTCCAATGATTTGATTTGCATCGCGGGAACAAATGGTTATTTCAAGAAAATCAATCCTTCTTTCAGCAGGCTATTGGGCTGGGATAACGAGACACTATTGACTCGCTCATTTTTTGAATTAACTCATCCCGATGATATCAAGAAGACTAGACGTAACCTGGAAAAATTGGTCAAGGGTGAGCTGTCCACTGAATTGTCCCATAGGTTTATGTGCCGGGACGGCTCTTACAAATCCCTTGACTGGGTGGCTACCAAAGATCCCAAAACAGGCAACATCTATAGTATAGCCAGAGATACTACAGAAGCTAAGGCAAAGGAAGAGCAACTCGCCACAAGTGAAAGCAAGTTGAGGGTGTTTTTTGAGAATTCCCAAGGCTTGATGTGTACCCATGATCTTAAAGGCGTCTTTCTTTCAGTAAATGAAGCAGGGGCTCAAATGTTAGGATATACGGCGGAGCAGGTGATTGGGAGAAGCCTATATGATATCGTCCCTGAGTCCCGACATCCTTTGATAGACCAATATCTGGCGACAATCAAAAATGAGGGGAAAGCCAGCGGTCAGATGATTACCACTCATAGAGATGGTTCTGTTTTGATCTGGATATACAATAATGTCCTAGAGCGGGATCCCTCTGGAAAAGGGGGGTATGTGATTGGTAACGCGATTGATATCACTAACCGTGTGAAACTGGAAGAAGAACTCTCCCGAGCTAGAGCTATGCTGGAGGAAACTGAAAAAGTAGCCCGGGTGGGAGGATGGAACGTAGACCTTAGATCCGAGAAACTCACCTGGACTTCCTCTACTAAATTGATCCATGAAGTGCCTCAGGATTTTGAGCCTGATCTAGTTACAGCAATTGAATTTTACAAAGAAGGCGAAAACAGAAATAAAATCCAGTCAGCCATGGAAAGGGGATTGCAGACTGGAGAAGGTTGGGATCTGGAGCTCCAGATTGTTACTGCCCAAGGTAATGAACCTTGGGTTCGAGCCATAGGAAAACTGGAATTTGTAAATGGGGAGTGTGTTCGGATATTCGGTACATTCCAGGACATAGATGCTAGTAAGAAATCCCAGATAGAACTGGAACAGACACGTAAAGTATTGGATGATGTGATAAATGCTTCATCAGAAGTCTGTGTGATTTCTACAGGAATGGATGGGATGATTACAGTATTCAATGTCGGGGCTGAGAAAATGCTAGGCTACTCCGCAGCGGAGCTAGTGGGGAAGCAAAGTCCAATTGTCCTTTACAAACCAGAAGAATTAGAAGCATACAGAGGCGAATTGGAAAAAGAATTTGGGAGAGAAATAGATTCTTCTGAAATTTTGAATTTAAGACCTAGACGGAATGGTTTTGAGCAGCGTGATTGGACTTTTGTCACCAAGAGTGGAGACGAAAAGGTAGTTTCTCTGGTGGTTTCAGCCATGAGAGATCATGAAGATCAGCTGATTGGATATCTGGGGATTGCGATAGACATCACGGATAAAAACCAGATTGAGAAGGATCTTTATAATGAAAAAAGCAGACTCAATGCTTTTGTAACCCATGCTCCTGCGGCTGTGGCCATGGTGGATAACAACATGGTTTATATTGCAGCCAGTAACCAGTACAAAAAGGATTATAATCTACAGGGGCAGGATATCATAGGTAAATCCCATTATGATATTTTTCCACAAACAGATGAGGTAAGAAGAGAAAGGTTTGAACGTGTGCTGGCTGGTGCCATAGAACGTAAAGAAGAGGAAAAAATCAAACTTCCAGGTGTAACAGAAGAACGGTTTGTGTCCTGGGAAATGAGACCATGGTACTTGCATGATGGGGACATAGGAGGGATGATGATGTTCGTGCAGGATATCACCAGAATGGTGAAGCATACCGAAGAACTGAATAAGGCAAAACTTCTTGCGGAAGAAGCCAGTGTGGCCAAATCGGAGTTTTTGGCCAATATGAGCCATGAAATCAGGACACCTCTCAATGGTGTAATAGGTTTCACGGACTTGGTGTTGAAAACCAATCTGAATGAAACCCAACATCAGTACCTATCTATAGTCCATCAATCAGGAAACGCCCTGCTGAGTATTATCAACGATATTCTGGATTTTTCTAAAATAGAAGCAGGACGTCTCGAACTTGATATAGACAAATGTGATCTTTACGAGCTCTGTTCCCAAGCAACGGATATCATTACCTATCAAATCCAGAATAAAGGCCTGGAAATGCTGCTTAATATGGCCACTGATTTACCACGGTTTGTTTTCACAGATTCGGTGCGCCTAAAACAAATCTTGGTCAATCTATTGGGCAATTCATCCAAATTCACCGAAAAAGGGGAGATTGAATTGAAGATAGAAATTCTGGAAAAGAAAGGGGGGCTTTTGAAAATCAGATTTGCAGTGCGTGATACGGGTATAGGCATTAAGCCTGAGAAGCAGTCCAAAATCTTTGAGGCTTTTTCCCAAGAGGACAGTTCCACCACCAAGAAATATGGAGGTACAGGACTTGGGCTGACTATTTCCAATAGCCTTCTTAGGCTTATGGGGAGTAAGCTGGAGTTGGAAAGTGAGCCGGGAAAAGGAAGTACTTTCTATTTTGATGTACTGCTGGAGACGGAAGAGGGCGAGCCCATAGACTGGTATGATGTGGACAAGATAGGCAACGTGCTTATAGTCGATGATAATGCGAACAACAGGTTGATTGTCAGGGAAATGCTTTTGCTTAAGGATATTCAGTCACTTGAGGCATCCAATGGATTTGAGGCATTGCAGATATTGGCTTCAGGAAAAGAGTTTGATGTGATTTTGATGGACTACCATATGCCATTTATGGACGGCTTGGAGACTGTTCGAAAGATAAGAGAAACCTTCCCCGCTTGGAGTTCGGACGAACCTATCCTATTGCTTCACAGTTCTTCTGATGATCATAAAATCATAGAGAGCTGTAGAGAATTAAGGGTGCAGCACAGATTGATCAAGCCTATCAAAATTCAGGATTTTTATCAATCTCTCTCCCGACTGCACAAAACAGAAGTGAACAGAGTGGAGCAGGAGGAAACAAGTAGTAAAGGTTCTGGTGGTAAATTCATCGCATTGATAGCTGAGGATAATCTGGTGAATATGTTGCTGGCAAAGACACTGATAAGGAAAATAGCTCCTGAAGCTACTGTGGTAGAAGTGAAAAACGGTCAGGAAGCGGTGGATTATTGTAAAGAACAAATGCCAGATATCATTCTGATGGATGTGCAGATGCCGGAGATGAATGGGTATGAGGCTACCAAGCAGATACGTTTGCTTCAGCATGATGCACGTGTCCCTATTATAGCGCTGACTGCTGGCAATGTAAAAGGCGAGCGGGAAAAATGCCTGGATTCAGGAATGGACGATTTTGTCGTAAAGCCGGTAGTGGAGGAGACTATGAAATTGATACTCGACAAATGGCTCGATAAAGAATCAATAGCTATGGAGTCAGGACAAAACAAGAGTGATCAAGGAAATAACGCCCATTACAGCGAAGAGAAATTGAGACAATATGCAGACGATGATCCCGAGGTGTTGCAGGAGATTCTGAGCATTGTGACTTCTGAAATAGATAAATCATTGAAGTCATTCAAAGCCCTAATTCAGGAAGAAAATTTACTTCTCATCAATGAAGCAGGGCACAAGCTTTATGGGACGGCCATTTCTTCCGGTATGCAGACCTTGGCAGAAATAGCTCGGGAATTTGAACATCTGGAGGAATTTGAAACTGAAAAAGTGGCTCACATGTACGGGAGATTACTGGCAGAAATAGAATTGGTAAAGGAAATGATGCCGTCAAGGCCTTAGTGAGAAGACATAGATATTAACTTCCAATGTCGCTGGTTGTATCAAAATCGGGTAGGTTCCTTCAGGGCCTTATCAAATGATATAAAAATATCTCCTTGAAAAAGAAGTCTATACGAAATAATAACGCAAATTTTCACTTCTGCTTTTGCAATAACAAATCAAAAACATACCTTTGCATCACTCAAAAACGGGGTAAGAGTTGAGCAATCAACCAAGCTTTGGATTTGAATTAAACGGAGTGGTAGTTCAGCTGGTTAGAATGCCTGCCTGTCACGCAGGAGGTCGCGGGTTCGAGTCCCGTCCATTCCGCTTTTAAATGATGAAAAAGTTCATTATTTAGTCAATTAAAATTTTGAAGTGATCGTTCATTTCCCTGGTTATCGAGAGATTTGAATGCCTGTCTCGATACATCGGGAAGGTCTCAAGTTGAAGTTCACTTTGAAAAAAGACAAGTAAGTTTGTCTTAGGAGTATTAAAAGTATTGGAGTGGTAGTTCAGCTGGTTAGAATGCCTGCCTGTCACGCAGGAGGTCGCGGGTTCGAGTCCCGTCCATTCCGCATCAAGTCCCGAAGAAATTCGGGACTTTTTGTTTTTATGGGGATTCCATTTTTTATGATGGATTTAGCTTATGCTATTCGTTAAAAATTTTAATTCCCACGTGTATATGCTTATCTTTGTTTATCCCAAAAATCACCAAAATGGTATTAGAATTCGAAAAACCTATAGCTGATTTAGAACAGAAACTTCAGGAAATGAAGGAGTTGGCTACCGGCAGAGATATCGATTTAAGCTCAGATATTGAATCCCTTGAAGATAAAATTCTTGCTTTGAAGAAAGAAACTTTTCAAAATCTTACTCGCTGGCAGCGGGTACAGCTTTCCCGGCATGCCGATAGACCTTATGCACTGGACTATATCTATGAAATGACCAATGATTTCATCGAGCTACATGGAGACAGAAATGTGGCAGATGACAAAGCAATGGTGGGCGGTCTGGGAGATCTGGATGGCCGTTCTGTGATGTTCATCGGTCAGCAAAAGGGCCGAAACACCAAGCAGCGACAGATGCGGAACTTTGGGATGGCAAATCCTGAAGGCTATAGAAAAGCACTTCGCCTGATGAAAATGGCCGAGAAGTTTGGTAAGCCTATCGTTACGCTGATTGACACTCCAGGTGCATTTCCTGGCCTGGAAGCGGAGGAGCGCGGTCAGGGAGAAGCTATTGCCCGCAATATCAAAGAGATGTTTATGCTGAAGGTGCCTGTGATCTGTATCATTATTGGTGAAGGCGCATCAGGAGGAGCTTTAGGCATAGCGATAGGGGACCGGGTATTGATGTTGGAAAATTCCTGGTATTCTGTGATTTCCCCTGAAAACTGCTCTACCATTCTCTGGAGAAGCTGGGACTACAAGGAACAGGCCGCTGAGGCTTTGAAACTGACAGCAAAAGATATGCAAGGCAATGGACTTGTAGATGGTATCATCCCTGAGCCACTTGGAGGTGCCCATCGCGACATGAAGAAGATGGCAATCACCCTAAAAGATGCTATACTGCAGGCGCTGAAAGAGCTGGATAAAATCAAACCTGAAAAAAGAATTGACCAACGCATCGACAAGTTTTGCTCGATGGGTGTGGTAGTCGAGTAAATTTATAAACCCCGGATTTCTTACAAAGTCCGGGATTTTTCTTTCATATCATGGAATTATACGTAGTCAACACCGGGTTTTTCAAGTTGGACGGAGGTGCCATGTTTGGTGTCGTGCCTAAAACCCTTTGGTCACGGACTAATCAGGCTGATGAGAATAATCTATGTACCTGGGCTATGAGATCTTTACTGGTCGTGGATGGAAATAGAATTGTGCTCATAGACAATGGCATTGGCGACAAGCAGGATTCTAAGTTCTTTTCGCATTATTACCTACATGGAGACGATTCTTTGGAGAAGTCCCTGAGGAAACTTGGAGTTGGTGACCATCAGATCACCGATAATTTCCTGACTCACCTACATTTCGATCATTGTGGAGGTGGTGTGAAATATGGATCCCATGGCCAATATGAACTGACTTTTCCCAGAGCTTCCTATTGGTCCAATAAAGACCACTGGCAATGGGCCACTGTACCTAATCCCAGAGAAAAAGCATCTTTTCTTGAGGATAACATCCTGCCCATGCAGGAGCTAGGGCAGCTGGATTTTCTGGATCTTTCCCAGAAGACATTCCTTCCCGGTTTTGACTTCATTACAGTAGATGGGCACACGGATAAGCAGATGCTGCCCAAGATTCAGTATAAAGGAAAAACTGTGGTGTTTGTAGCCGATTTGTTGCCGTCAGTAGGACACATCCCATTGCCATATGTGATGGGCTATGATACACGTCCGCTGGTTACTATGGACGAAAAAGCCAAGTTCCTCGAAGAGGCTGCCAGAGAAGAATATATACTATTCCTGGAGCATGATCCAGTGAATGAATGCTGTACTGTGAAAATGACTGACAAAGGCGTACGTTTGGATCAAACATTCAGACTGGATGAAATCTAAACTGAAAATAGGAATTGCGCTTTCTGGGGGAGGAGTACGTGGGATATCACATCTGGGAGTCTTAAAAGCGCTTACAGAATCAGGTATATTCCCCACAGAAGTTTCCGGTACATCAGCAGGGGCTATTGCCGGGGCCATGTTTTGTCAGGGCTATACACCGGATGAGATTCTCAAAATCATAGTAGCCACAAACTATTTTAAGTTTCTTCGGCCAGCAGTTTCCTGGACGGGATTTCTTAAAATGGATTCCGTGGGCACACTTTTCAAGCTCTACCTTGATCACGATGATTTTGGGAAGCTGAAGATCCCTTTGACAGTGGCGGCTACTGATATTAAGAAAGGAAAAGTCAGATATTACTCAGAAGGCGAGCTGATCAGGCCTATAATGGCCTCGTCCTGCATCCCTGGCATGTTTGATCCTATCATCATAGGGAAAAGATATCTTGTGGATGGGGGTGTCCTGAATAATCTTCCTGTAGAGCCGCTAGACGGGATCTGCGATTATGTCATCGGTGTGAATTGCAACCAGCTTCCTGAAGAAGCCAATATCAGCAATATGAAAAAGCTGA from Algoriphagus sp. NG3 encodes the following:
- a CDS encoding Na/Pi symporter — protein: MTEVPFDFWMFLAGLGIFLFGMRHLEDGIKGLAGKSFQRFIRRFTNRSWKGILTGTFVTAILQSSSMVTLLVLAFLGTGMLTLKSALGVVLGANLGTTITAWVVAALGFKMNIADFSFPFLAVGILSYLFLESRPVLKNIGGFLIGFGLLFLGLDFMKDALDAVAEQLDLSSFSRYGLWAFLLLGLIVTALIQSSSAMIVIILSALNAGLIDVYQSFAMIIGANMGTTSTLLLGSIGGTADKKRLAVANVIFNSSAGIIIFLVLEPLVDGVYSFFKMTDPLMELVLLNTLLNLAGILLFLPFLGAFQSFLKNRFKSAEPGGETLYIKNITAEFPDVALKAIRDELDHMYGYVLDFIYHNFSIGSIAGKPSGWKSIFQTAININEKYDKIKRIEDELTGFYALLQEQNLDKDEAEELTESMLSLRSMVYGAKDIKDVAHNISYMSEGEDPLAQEVLKRLQIFVKLQTEEVYHRNLSTEENKFDLTEGIAKNEEFYKEMIAFLYENIKHHTKKGVPISTMTNVIKQTVSAMNNLCSAIHIKPVENELVES
- a CDS encoding PKD domain-containing protein produces the protein MALTSEAQLSTIGKEFWVGFMDNNRILPGASDRAVLEIAAIEDAELTIEYLGNIRSQSLAKGQRFNLIVDSQDLDLFHRFSERVENKGIFISSTGNLSVYAFNERIRSADGTVVLPVAALGKEYLVTSHYERLTAPVEYDGNIDDESSLLVIATEDNTQVEITKSIGGSPIILNLNRGQSYQIKENYDLTGSRVRVIGEDVSSCKKIAVFGGNKWTSVGNCGAANDNLFQQAYPLNTWGQSFTHVGLRGRSSGELVKVLAAENDTDVVVNGTTRASLSATEFVTLSFSADEVVSITTSKPSSVTVFAKSQECNNANSGNFEQGDPFMITYSPNEQLLKEVEFSALSIVSISVNYVNIIVPAGAQGNTILDGRNVGAEFTPVPGNASFFYARISISKGLHSLTNPDGFIAYVYGFGFLESYGYAVGAALDNLNFEVKSSYDFEVQGDLTACLDREGEWSIAPENEDFTYFVWDFNDGSEVKEGQKVNHTFSAPGIYEVTVTASLSPLTCDQQEEKTFQVEVLETKAELLGEQAVCPEVEEFLYKLGTHENLQSVSFEVEGGTILQDYGDSVLVNWGEANPDARIIANPIGTNGCLADPIVLPVVINSKLAASNPVGESAVCFNPLNTHYYEAPNSSGRRGYEWMVSGGEVVSGADQAVVEIRWDQPGITGFVSYTTYSLDDQSCEGTSEPFEVKVAEKLEASISILENVRCAGESSGVIELDIQGGVAPYMFIWPHDADLDASRAENLTPGTYSVLITDSLGCETELDNMVISEPPVLELVSMESEGVSCFGKKDGRLGVAINGGSPPYRLEIDGEEYEFTGKLDLYEVSQGQYDIYILDQNSCSIPLNLEITSPAALEVNVRMSKPACPGGSNGELFAFPEGGEAPYIYYWNEGSAGSNTLEGLAKGTYTLSVVDAFGCVGLGEGEVLENAPEVRLPTGYYPVKDGGFFEGVSNCEIIFTIWIYNRWGQLLYSGTEGWDGKVNGENAIQGTYTYLLQYSFPLEDEIQTVEKRGSFLLVR
- the galE gene encoding UDP-glucose 4-epimerase GalE is translated as MKNILITGGAGFIGSHTAVQLIEAGLNPIIIDDLSNSDEKVLARLKEITGKSLVFYKGDCSDRSLLDQIASAHDIAGVIHFAAFKAVGESTQKPLKYYQNNIGSLLALLDFMKEKQIKDLVFSSSCTVYGQPEVLPVTEKTPRQEAESPYGNTKKICEDILVDFVKSQPGIRVISLRYFNPVGAHPSGKIGELPIGTPANLVPFVTQTAAGIREKLTVFGDDYDTPDGSCVRDFIHVMDLADAHVKALGYLGEQQDNFYDVFNVGTGKGNTVLEVIRTFEQVNGVKVNFEVGSRRAGDVVKIWADTSKINSVLKWQPSFSLEDSMRDSWNWQKTL